The following coding sequences lie in one Yoonia sp. G8-12 genomic window:
- a CDS encoding pyridoxal-phosphate dependent enzyme — protein sequence MTGPTLDEISAALAHLRGDLIETPVLPLTSARWDGLLPDRADVTVKLELFQQAGSFKARGALLGIRQLDAAQRAAGVVAASGGNHALAVSWAAKAAGVDALIAMPKATDPARIAGCEALGATVTLHDDMAAAFAAMNDAADAGRSLMHPFEAEHMILGSATCGYEYATQAPQIDTFIIPIGGGGMISGMACAIKQLNPNATVIGVEPYGADSMSQSFAAGAPVKIRKVATIADSLGAPLAMPLTYGVARAYVDRIVKIADHEMLVAMDHYQNVLRITAEPACGAALAAIIGPLKAELTGRQIGIIACGSNISLARYAELMQAL from the coding sequence ATGACTGGACCAACACTGGACGAAATTTCTGCTGCGTTGGCGCATCTGCGGGGGGATCTGATTGAAACACCCGTCCTGCCTCTAACATCGGCCCGTTGGGACGGCCTTTTACCAGATCGCGCTGACGTCACCGTCAAGCTCGAGCTGTTCCAGCAAGCCGGATCATTCAAAGCGCGCGGTGCTTTGCTGGGCATCCGCCAACTGGATGCAGCGCAGCGTGCGGCGGGTGTTGTCGCGGCCAGCGGCGGCAATCACGCGCTGGCGGTGTCTTGGGCGGCCAAAGCCGCTGGCGTTGATGCCCTGATCGCGATGCCAAAGGCCACTGACCCTGCCCGTATCGCAGGGTGCGAGGCGCTGGGTGCGACCGTCACGCTGCATGATGATATGGCTGCGGCTTTTGCTGCGATGAATGACGCCGCCGACGCGGGACGGTCGCTGATGCACCCCTTTGAGGCGGAGCACATGATCCTTGGGTCGGCGACCTGCGGCTATGAATACGCCACGCAGGCCCCGCAGATTGATACGTTTATTATCCCTATCGGGGGTGGCGGCATGATCAGCGGCATGGCCTGCGCGATCAAGCAACTGAACCCTAACGCGACGGTGATCGGCGTTGAGCCTTACGGCGCGGATAGCATGTCGCAGAGCTTTGCCGCCGGGGCGCCTGTGAAGATCCGCAAAGTCGCCACCATTGCAGACAGTCTTGGCGCGCCATTGGCGATGCCGCTGACCTACGGGGTGGCGCGCGCTTATGTGGACCGGATCGTCAAGATCGCGGACCACGAGATGCTGGTGGCGATGGACCATTACCAGAACGTCCTGCGGATCACGGCAGAGCCCGCTTGCGGGGCCGCGTTGGCGGCCATCATCGGGCCGCTGAAGGCGGAACTGACGGGGCGTCAGATCGGGATCATTGCGTGCGGGTCGAATATCTCACTCGCGCGGTATGCGGAACTGATGCAGGCGCTATAG
- a CDS encoding host attachment family protein, translating into MTKLKQNTWVLVADSEKALLLENATDHANPYLKVVRKKEQDNPSDLAQSANRPGRMNDSGPGQKSALDDTDWHELAKDRFASELADLLYGHAHKGNFDDIILVAAPAVLGELRNQMHQEVSDKVVAEIPKTLTNHPLNEIEDIVKAELA; encoded by the coding sequence ATGACAAAGCTTAAACAAAATACATGGGTGCTGGTCGCTGACAGCGAAAAAGCGCTTTTGCTGGAAAATGCGACAGATCACGCCAACCCTTATCTCAAGGTGGTGCGCAAAAAAGAACAGGACAACCCGTCCGATCTTGCGCAGTCGGCCAACCGGCCGGGCCGGATGAACGACAGTGGCCCGGGCCAGAAATCGGCCTTGGACGACACGGATTGGCACGAACTGGCCAAAGACAGATTTGCGTCGGAACTGGCGGATTTGCTTTATGGCCATGCGCACAAGGGCAATTTCGACGACATCATTTTGGTCGCCGCACCGGCCGTTCTGGGCGAATTGCGCAACCAGATGCATCAGGAGGTCAGTGACAAGGTTGTTGCTGAAATCCCCAAGACGCTGACCAATCATCCGCTCAACGAGATTGAGGATATCGTCAAAGCCGAACTGGCCTGA
- a CDS encoding superoxide dismutase: MAFSLPDLPYAHDALAAKGMSAETLEFHHDLHHNAYVTNGNKAIEGTEWEGKSLEEIIVGTYDKSAVAQNGIFNNISQLWNHNQFWEMMGPNDSAMPGELEKALVESFGSVDEFKSQFSAAGAGQFGSGWCWLVKNADGSLAVTKTENGVNPLCFGQTALLGCDVWEHSYYIDFRNKRPVYLTNFLDNLVNWENVASRM; the protein is encoded by the coding sequence ATGGCTTTTTCCCTTCCAGACCTTCCTTATGCACACGACGCGCTTGCCGCCAAAGGCATGTCCGCCGAGACCCTCGAATTCCACCACGATCTGCACCACAACGCCTATGTCACCAATGGCAACAAGGCGATTGAAGGCACCGAGTGGGAGGGTAAATCCCTCGAAGAGATCATCGTCGGCACCTATGACAAATCCGCCGTGGCGCAGAACGGGATCTTCAACAACATCAGCCAGCTTTGGAACCACAACCAGTTTTGGGAAATGATGGGCCCGAACGATAGCGCGATGCCAGGCGAGCTTGAAAAAGCGCTGGTCGAGAGCTTTGGGTCGGTTGATGAATTCAAGTCGCAGTTCAGTGCCGCAGGTGCGGGTCAGTTCGGCTCGGGCTGGTGCTGGCTGGTCAAGAACGCTGACGGTTCGCTGGCTGTCACCAAGACAGAAAACGGCGTGAACCCGCTTTGCTTTGGCCAGACCGCGCTTCTGGGCTGCGATGTGTGGGAGCACTCCTATTACATCGACTTCCGCAACAAGCGTCCGGTGTACCTGACCAACTTCCTTGATAACCTTGTGAATTGGGAAAACGTCGCGTCGCGCATGTAA
- a CDS encoding VOC family protein produces MVQVLGIGGVFFRAKDPAALAQWYQTHLGINLVPNAPDATPWVTQAGVTIFAPFDQDTDYFPKDRAFMLNFRVADLAAALVELEGAGITASDTTYMDGVGQFARIHDPEGNPIELWQPADP; encoded by the coding sequence ATGGTGCAGGTTTTGGGCATTGGCGGCGTGTTTTTCCGCGCAAAGGATCCGGCGGCTTTGGCGCAGTGGTATCAAACCCATCTGGGCATCAATCTGGTGCCGAACGCGCCGGACGCCACGCCGTGGGTCACGCAAGCAGGTGTCACGATCTTTGCGCCGTTTGACCAAGACACTGACTATTTTCCCAAAGATCGCGCCTTTATGCTGAACTTTCGTGTGGCCGATCTGGCAGCGGCGTTGGTCGAATTAGAAGGCGCGGGGATCACAGCCAGTGATACCACATACATGGATGGCGTCGGACAGTTCGCGCGCATTCATGATCCTGAGGGCAACCCGATTGAGCTTTGGCAACCCGCAGACCCGTGA
- a CDS encoding cupin — translation MMTYQKLFVDENGESHWEDVTVNLEERSFAPPAKAIEVSQPEAATRTMFLRLKAGWDEPIHPTPVAQKLICLAGMVRVTASDGEARDIGPGDVWHMQDKHGKGHHTVVTSDVDFEAVIIQFE, via the coding sequence ATGATGACGTATCAGAAGCTTTTTGTTGACGAGAACGGCGAAAGCCATTGGGAGGATGTGACGGTCAATCTCGAAGAGAGAAGCTTTGCGCCGCCCGCCAAAGCAATCGAGGTTTCACAGCCGGAAGCAGCGACAAGAACGATGTTTCTGCGGCTAAAGGCGGGATGGGACGAACCGATCCACCCGACACCTGTTGCGCAAAAGCTGATCTGTCTGGCGGGTATGGTCCGCGTCACGGCAAGCGATGGCGAAGCCCGCGATATTGGCCCCGGCGATGTCTGGCATATGCAAGACAAGCACGGAAAGGGCCATCATACGGTGGTGACAAGCGATGTGGATTTTGAAGCGGTGATCATCCAGTTCGAATAG
- a CDS encoding sarcosine oxidase subunit gamma, which produces MSNAVSALQGKVAPGEVTIREAGLQGMIILRGDLADKKLQSVCKSVSGVAYPARGQANCEGKSGLCWMSPDELLVLVPYDAVAQTIALIDKALAGTHYLAENVSDARAVLIVEGTFCREVIAKLAPVDLHPDTFKPGDFRRTRLGQVAAAFWMRDEDTFEVICFRSVAAYAFNLLAASAKAGQVGHFAS; this is translated from the coding sequence ATGTCTAATGCTGTCAGCGCATTGCAAGGCAAAGTGGCCCCCGGCGAGGTGACGATCCGCGAGGCGGGATTGCAGGGTATGATTATTCTGCGCGGCGATCTGGCAGACAAAAAGCTGCAGTCCGTTTGCAAGAGCGTGTCCGGCGTCGCGTATCCTGCGCGGGGGCAAGCCAATTGTGAGGGCAAGAGTGGCCTGTGCTGGATGTCACCGGACGAATTGCTGGTGCTGGTGCCTTATGACGCGGTGGCACAAACCATCGCGTTGATCGACAAGGCATTGGCTGGCACGCATTATCTGGCCGAAAACGTGTCAGACGCGCGGGCGGTCCTGATTGTTGAGGGGACGTTCTGCCGCGAGGTGATCGCGAAGCTCGCGCCGGTCGATTTGCACCCTGACACGTTCAAACCGGGTGATTTCCGCCGCACGCGGTTGGGGCAGGTCGCGGCAGCCTTCTGGATGCGCGACGAGGATACGTTCGAAGTCATTTGTTTTCGGTCTGTGGCCGCGTATGCGTTCAACCTGTTGGCGGCCTCTGCAAAGGCCGGACAGGTGGGGCATTTTGCATCATGA
- a CDS encoding sarcosine oxidase subunit alpha family protein has protein sequence MSTRLAGQGRLINKDKAVAFTFNGKHLRGYEGDTLASALLANDQMLMGRSFKYHRPRGVVASGAEEPNGLVNLGKGAQFEPNARVTTTELFEGLTATSQNHWPSLEFDVGAINTHLSRFLPAGFYYKMFMYPRAFWKHVYEPIIRKSAGLGRAPKDRDHDTYEHFNCHVDVLIVGGGIAGLAAAKAAGERGARVLLVEQTADWGGRAVVDTPVIDGVSAQEWIKSAVEALHNMPNVDMRLRCMGAGVYDHGYTLAYERLTDHAPETEGPRHRLWRIRAKQIVTATGAIERPLSFAANDLPGVMLASAVRDYAVNYGVSIGDRTVVVTNNDDAYRTAIVLKEAGLDVPVIVDARPEAEGDLIDRARALGIRIEMGKGIAKVKGGKRVTGVALCAQAGEGAVLEEIDCDCVAMSGGWSPVVHLWSHCGGKLNWDPDQAMFRPDPERAPTGADGQAFVATAGIANGHLFTAEVVSDGWAAGRAAAKAAGHTKRGAQAPMGEDAAEGPISAVWLMPQGANHALRSKAWLDFQNDVKVSDVQLAAQEGFESVEHAKRYTTLGMATDQGKLSNINGLAILSQSLNADIPNVGTTTFRPPYTPISMASIAGAARDELFQPLRMTPISDWSNANGADNEPVGQWRRPFAYVRSGESVHDAVNREVKNTRENLGLLDASTLGKLIVKGPDAGKFLDMMYTNMMSTLPVGKCRYGLMCSENGFLMDDGVVVRMAEDTWLCHTTTGGAEHIHAHMEDWLQCEWWDWKVYVANVTEQYAQIAVVGPNARKLLRKLGGMDVSADALPFMTWCEGKIGEFDARVFRISFSGELSYEIAVPAGQGAAFWAALMEAGEEFGIMPYGTETLHILRAEKGFIMIGDETDGTVIPQDLNLQWALSKKKDDYLGKRAHTRSHMADPNRWKLVGLETVDGSVLPDGAYAIAEGNNANGQRNTQGRVTSTYYSANLERGIAMGLVHKGPDRMGEVIEFNKVDGTTVAAKIVDPVVYDKEGEKQNV, from the coding sequence ATGAGCACCCGTCTGGCCGGTCAGGGCCGTTTGATCAACAAAGACAAAGCCGTTGCGTTTACGTTTAACGGCAAGCACTTGCGCGGGTATGAGGGCGATACGCTGGCCTCTGCGCTGCTTGCCAACGACCAGATGCTGATGGGGCGGTCGTTCAAATATCACCGCCCACGCGGTGTTGTGGCTTCTGGCGCGGAAGAGCCCAATGGCTTGGTAAACCTCGGCAAGGGTGCGCAGTTTGAACCGAACGCCCGCGTCACCACGACAGAACTGTTCGAAGGGCTGACCGCGACATCACAAAACCACTGGCCCAGCCTTGAGTTTGATGTGGGTGCGATCAACACGCATCTGTCGCGGTTCCTGCCTGCCGGTTTCTATTACAAGATGTTCATGTATCCGCGTGCGTTCTGGAAACACGTCTATGAGCCGATCATCCGCAAATCGGCCGGTCTGGGCCGGGCACCAAAGGATCGTGATCATGACACGTATGAGCATTTCAACTGCCACGTTGATGTTCTGATTGTTGGCGGCGGGATTGCGGGGCTTGCGGCGGCAAAGGCTGCGGGTGAACGCGGGGCGCGCGTGCTGCTGGTGGAACAGACCGCTGACTGGGGCGGGCGTGCGGTTGTGGACACACCTGTGATTGACGGGGTGTCCGCACAGGAATGGATTAAGAGTGCTGTAGAAGCGCTTCATAATATGCCAAATGTTGACATGCGTCTGCGCTGTATGGGCGCGGGCGTTTACGACCATGGCTATACGCTGGCCTATGAACGCCTGACGGATCATGCGCCTGAAACCGAGGGCCCGCGCCACCGTTTGTGGCGCATCCGTGCCAAGCAGATCGTGACCGCCACTGGTGCGATCGAGCGCCCGTTGTCCTTTGCCGCCAATGATTTGCCGGGTGTCATGCTGGCTTCTGCGGTCCGCGACTATGCGGTGAACTATGGTGTCTCGATTGGTGATCGTACCGTCGTTGTCACCAATAACGACGATGCCTACCGCACGGCGATTGTCTTGAAGGAAGCGGGCCTTGATGTGCCCGTGATCGTTGATGCCCGCCCCGAGGCCGAGGGCGATCTGATTGATCGCGCCCGCGCGTTGGGCATTCGCATCGAGATGGGCAAGGGCATTGCAAAGGTCAAAGGCGGCAAGCGCGTTACCGGTGTCGCACTTTGTGCGCAGGCCGGTGAGGGTGCTGTGCTGGAAGAGATCGACTGCGATTGCGTGGCGATGTCGGGCGGTTGGTCGCCTGTCGTGCACCTGTGGTCGCACTGCGGGGGCAAGCTGAACTGGGATCCTGATCAGGCGATGTTCCGCCCCGATCCTGAACGCGCGCCGACAGGTGCCGATGGGCAGGCTTTTGTTGCGACGGCAGGCATCGCAAACGGGCATTTGTTTACCGCAGAGGTGGTCAGCGATGGCTGGGCGGCGGGCCGTGCAGCGGCGAAAGCGGCAGGGCATACCAAGCGCGGTGCGCAGGCCCCGATGGGCGAGGATGCGGCGGAAGGCCCGATTTCTGCGGTGTGGTTGATGCCGCAAGGCGCGAACCACGCGCTGCGGTCCAAGGCTTGGCTGGATTTCCAGAACGATGTGAAGGTCAGCGACGTTCAACTGGCCGCCCAAGAAGGTTTCGAGAGTGTGGAACATGCCAAACGCTACACGACGCTGGGCATGGCAACGGACCAAGGGAAGTTAAGTAATATCAACGGTCTAGCGATCCTTTCTCAATCGCTGAACGCGGACATTCCCAATGTGGGCACAACCACGTTCCGCCCGCCCTATACGCCGATCTCGATGGCCTCGATTGCCGGTGCCGCGCGTGATGAACTGTTCCAACCGCTGCGCATGACCCCTATCTCGGACTGGTCCAACGCAAATGGCGCGGATAACGAACCTGTGGGCCAATGGCGCAGGCCCTTTGCCTATGTCCGTAGCGGTGAGAGCGTGCATGACGCCGTCAATCGCGAGGTGAAGAACACGCGCGAGAACCTTGGGCTGCTTGATGCCTCGACCCTTGGCAAGTTGATCGTCAAAGGACCGGACGCGGGCAAGTTTCTGGACATGATGTACACCAACATGATGTCCACGCTGCCGGTGGGCAAATGCCGTTATGGTCTGATGTGTTCGGAAAACGGGTTCCTGATGGACGACGGTGTTGTCGTGCGCATGGCCGAGGATACGTGGCTGTGCCACACGACGACCGGCGGCGCGGAACATATCCACGCCCATATGGAAGACTGGCTGCAGTGCGAATGGTGGGACTGGAAAGTCTATGTCGCCAACGTGACCGAACAATACGCGCAGATCGCGGTGGTTGGCCCGAATGCGCGCAAGCTGCTGCGCAAGCTGGGCGGCATGGATGTGAGTGCCGATGCGCTGCCGTTTATGACATGGTGCGAGGGCAAGATCGGTGAGTTTGACGCGCGGGTGTTCCGCATATCGTTCTCGGGCGAGCTGTCTTATGAAATTGCCGTGCCTGCGGGACAGGGTGCTGCGTTCTGGGCTGCGTTGATGGAGGCCGGTGAGGAATTTGGGATCATGCCTTATGGCACGGAAACCTTGCATATCCTGCGGGCCGAGAAGGGCTTTATCATGATCGGGGATGAAACCGACGGGACGGTCATTCCGCAAGATCTCAACCTGCAATGGGCGCTGTCGAAGAAGAAAGACGACTATCTTGGCAAGCGCGCACATACCCGCAGTCACATGGCCGACCCCAATCGGTGGAAACTGGTGGGGTTGGAAACTGTTGACGGGTCTGTTTTGCCTGACGGGGCCTATGCCATCGCCGAAGGCAATAACGCCAATGGGCAACGCAACACGCAAGGCCGCGTGACGTCCACCTATTACTCCGCCAACTTGGAGCGCGGCATCGCGATGGGGCTGGTCCATAAAGGGCCGGACCGGATGGGCGAAGTGATTGAGTTTAATAAGGTTGACGGGACAACCGTTGCCGCAAAGATCGTTGATCCGGTGGTCTATGATAAAGAAGGGGAGAAGCAGAATGTCTAA
- a CDS encoding sarcosine oxidase subunit delta, whose protein sequence is MLTLHCPYCGVDADETDLHGGGEAHLKREGPGSSDDDFEDYLFMRENPKGVHFERWRHAYGCGKWFLAARCTNTLEVFGTYPAQTLTPPQEIMDKISAARPGWSWGNLK, encoded by the coding sequence ATGCTGACCCTGCATTGCCCCTATTGCGGCGTTGACGCCGATGAAACCGATTTGCACGGCGGCGGTGAGGCCCACCTCAAACGCGAAGGGCCGGGGTCTTCGGATGATGATTTCGAGGATTATCTGTTCATGCGTGAAAACCCCAAGGGCGTGCATTTTGAACGCTGGCGTCATGCCTATGGCTGCGGCAAATGGTTTCTGGCTGCCCGCTGCACCAATACGCTTGAGGTGTTCGGCACCTATCCGGCCCAAACGCTGACGCCACCACAAGAGATAATGGACAAGATTTCGGCCGCACGGCCAGGTTGGTCCTGGGGGAATTTGAAATGA
- a CDS encoding sarcosine oxidase subunit beta family protein — protein MKRYSAFAIAKEAMRQHTGWDRAWAKRAPKKKYDAIIVGAGGHGLATAYYLGKNFGITNVAILEKGWLGGGNTGRNTTIIRSNYLQDPSAAIYEKSRSLYETMSQDLNYNVMFSPRGVIMLAQTQHEVRGYKRTAHANALQGVTTEWIDAARVKELCPIMNIDGPRYPVLGGLWQARGGTARHDAVAWGYARACSDMGMDVIQQCEVKAVRQENGKVVGVDTTQGPIDCDKLGMVVAGHSGVLAQMAGFRLPIESVALQALVSEPIKPCMDVVVMANTVHGYMSQSDKGEMVIGGGTDGYNNYTQRGSFHHIEETVRALVETFPMIARLKMLRQWGGIVDVTGDRSPILSKTPVEGVFVNCGWGTGGFKAIPGSGWAMAELMAKGQSPLTDEFSMFRFREGKFIDESVAAGVAH, from the coding sequence ATGAAACGCTACTCTGCCTTTGCGATCGCCAAAGAAGCCATGCGCCAGCACACCGGCTGGGACCGTGCGTGGGCCAAACGTGCCCCCAAGAAGAAATATGATGCGATTATCGTGGGTGCTGGCGGGCATGGATTGGCCACCGCTTATTATCTGGGCAAGAATTTCGGCATCACCAATGTGGCGATCCTGGAAAAGGGCTGGCTGGGTGGCGGAAACACGGGGCGGAATACCACGATTATCCGCTCGAATTATCTGCAAGACCCGTCTGCCGCGATCTATGAAAAATCGCGTTCGCTCTATGAAACGATGTCGCAGGACCTCAACTATAACGTCATGTTCAGCCCGCGCGGCGTGATCATGCTGGCCCAGACCCAGCACGAGGTGCGCGGATATAAACGCACCGCCCACGCCAATGCGCTGCAAGGGGTCACGACCGAATGGATTGATGCGGCGCGCGTCAAGGAACTCTGCCCGATCATGAATATCGACGGGCCGCGCTATCCGGTGCTGGGCGGTCTGTGGCAGGCGCGGGGCGGGACCGCGCGGCATGATGCTGTGGCGTGGGGCTATGCGCGGGCCTGCTCGGATATGGGCATGGATGTGATCCAGCAATGCGAAGTCAAAGCCGTGCGCCAAGAGAACGGCAAGGTCGTGGGCGTTGATACGACCCAAGGACCGATTGATTGCGACAAGCTTGGCATGGTTGTGGCGGGCCATTCGGGTGTGCTGGCGCAAATGGCGGGCTTCCGTCTGCCGATTGAAAGCGTGGCACTGCAGGCGCTGGTATCAGAGCCGATCAAACCCTGCATGGATGTGGTTGTGATGGCCAACACCGTTCACGGCTATATGAGCCAGTCCGACAAGGGCGAGATGGTGATCGGCGGCGGCACCGACGGCTACAACAACTACACCCAGCGCGGGTCTTTCCACCATATCGAGGAAACCGTGCGCGCGCTGGTCGAGACCTTTCCGATGATCGCGCGGCTGAAAATGCTGCGCCAATGGGGCGGGATCGTGGATGTGACGGGCGACCGCTCACCAATTTTGTCCAAAACCCCTGTCGAGGGTGTGTTCGTGAACTGCGGCTGGGGCACCGGCGGGTTCAAGGCGATCCCGGGATCAGGTTGGGCCATGGCCGAGCTGATGGCGAAAGGTCAATCGCCGCTCACGGATGAATTCAGCATGTTCCGCTTCCGCGAAGGCAAGTTCATTGATGAAAGCGTGGCGGCGGGGGTGGCGCATTGA
- the ccmI gene encoding c-type cytochrome biogenesis protein CcmI → MVFWIVCAALTLAVTALMVTPLLRPKEIGDDNPDIAIYRAQLEEIDRDLERQLLEPEEAERARAEVARRLLAANNAAVKPTVTSKPNRWLPATIILVMLGSGFGTYQIIGAPGYPDMPLQARLADSEERRANRPAQAALEAAAPVPPAADVPDEYRTAVDQLRLLAPTRPDDLEAWSRLTMAEVELRNYAGAASAQEQVIAIKGDAAETLDLQRLLDLKVVAAGGFVSPEAEEVIGRILEENPGNIAARYYLGALYNQTDRPDLALQLWRQIIENGDPANFHVASARAQVGDAAFRAGVEYALPEARGPSFEQMDAAQDMSEEDRQAMIGGMVSGLAERLATDGGPAEDWARLIRAYGVLGNQEAARTVWTEAQQVFVSSMRGMEILTNAARDAGVLEE, encoded by the coding sequence ATGGTTTTCTGGATTGTTTGCGCTGCTCTGACACTTGCTGTGACGGCACTGATGGTGACCCCTCTCTTGCGGCCCAAAGAGATCGGCGACGACAATCCCGATATCGCCATCTACCGCGCCCAGCTGGAAGAAATCGACCGCGATCTTGAACGGCAGTTGCTGGAACCCGAAGAGGCCGAACGTGCGCGCGCCGAAGTGGCCCGCCGCCTGCTGGCCGCAAACAACGCTGCTGTGAAACCAACGGTAACATCCAAACCCAACCGCTGGCTGCCCGCAACCATCATCTTGGTAATGCTGGGCTCGGGGTTTGGCACCTATCAGATTATCGGCGCGCCGGGGTATCCGGACATGCCATTGCAAGCCCGCCTTGCCGATAGCGAAGAGCGCCGCGCAAACCGCCCCGCGCAGGCCGCATTGGAAGCCGCCGCACCTGTACCGCCCGCCGCGGATGTGCCGGATGAATATCGCACAGCGGTGGACCAGCTGCGCCTTCTCGCGCCCACCCGCCCTGATGATCTTGAGGCGTGGTCGCGGCTGACCATGGCCGAAGTCGAATTGCGCAATTATGCAGGCGCCGCTTCCGCTCAGGAACAAGTGATCGCGATCAAAGGTGATGCGGCCGAAACCCTTGATCTGCAACGTCTGCTGGATCTCAAAGTTGTTGCAGCGGGTGGTTTTGTGTCACCCGAGGCCGAAGAGGTCATTGGCCGGATTCTGGAAGAAAACCCCGGAAATATCGCAGCGCGCTACTATCTTGGCGCGCTTTATAACCAGACAGACCGCCCTGATCTGGCCTTGCAACTGTGGCGCCAGATTATCGAAAACGGCGATCCAGCCAATTTCCACGTCGCCAGCGCACGCGCACAGGTTGGCGATGCGGCCTTCCGCGCCGGTGTTGAATACGCCCTGCCAGAGGCGCGCGGTCCGTCGTTTGAACAAATGGATGCCGCACAGGACATGTCCGAAGAAGACCGCCAAGCCATGATCGGCGGGATGGTGTCGGGCCTTGCCGAACGTTTGGCAACCGACGGTGGCCCCGCCGAGGACTGGGCCCGCCTGATCCGCGCCTATGGCGTGCTGGGCAACCAAGAGGCCGCGCGCACGGTCTGGACCGAGGCGCAGCAAGTCTTTGTCAGCAGCATGCGCGGTATGGAAATCCTGACCAACGCCGCCCGCGATGCAGGCGTTTTGGAGGAATGA
- the ruvX gene encoding Holliday junction resolvase RuvX, giving the protein MICDTPEDFVTQIPAMGAIAGLDLGTVTIGVAVSDVMRSVATPLETIKRKKFGLDAAKLLELTTHRLVTGLVLGLPRNMDGSEGPRCQATRAFARNLEKLTPLPITFWDERLSTVAAERALLEADTSRKRRAEVIDHVAAGYILQGMLDRMAHLRNHP; this is encoded by the coding sequence ATGATCTGCGACACGCCTGAGGATTTCGTCACACAGATACCGGCGATGGGCGCGATTGCGGGGCTTGATCTTGGGACCGTCACAATCGGCGTTGCCGTCTCGGATGTCATGCGCTCGGTCGCGACCCCGCTCGAGACGATCAAGCGCAAAAAATTCGGGCTCGATGCCGCCAAGCTGCTGGAATTGACCACGCACCGCCTTGTCACGGGCCTTGTGCTTGGCCTGCCAAGGAACATGGACGGATCAGAGGGGCCGCGCTGTCAGGCCACCCGCGCCTTTGCGCGCAATCTCGAAAAGCTGACCCCCCTGCCCATCACCTTCTGGGACGAGCGTTTGTCCACCGTCGCCGCCGAACGCGCACTGCTTGAGGCGGATACGTCACGCAAACGTCGCGCCGAGGTGATCGACCATGTTGCCGCAGGGTATATTCTGCAAGGTATGCTAGACCGTATGGCGCATCTAAGGAATCACCCGTGA
- a CDS encoding DUF1289 domain-containing protein: protein MSKPENTDHIWSRAEIESPCIKICVIEPKSRLCTGCLRTIDEIGAWSRMTAEARSAVMAELPTRAGQITKRRGGRAARLKS from the coding sequence GTGAGCAAACCTGAAAACACCGATCACATCTGGTCGCGCGCCGAGATCGAAAGCCCCTGCATCAAGATCTGCGTGATCGAACCCAAAAGCCGCCTTTGCACAGGCTGTCTGCGCACGATTGACGAAATCGGCGCATGGTCGCGAATGACGGCTGAGGCACGGTCCGCGGTGATGGCCGAACTGCCCACACGCGCGGGCCAGATCACCAAACGGCGCGGTGGGCGGGCAGCACGGCTCAAGTCCTAG